A genomic window from Montipora capricornis isolate CH-2021 chromosome 8, ASM3666992v2, whole genome shotgun sequence includes:
- the LOC138014566 gene encoding uncharacterized protein, with amino-acid sequence MNSEANDSTDAAVSAEDVDTLESIGETSGESRTDRIRRLNRERQRRRREKLRMSRQSEAPSTTGNDPSHDLELLSEGCTIVEVTLPLKVETEIPEEADKTTSKPTRPKRSTRTRQKSRREAAVEQTKVDTVSSANNAISAPQCHDNNSKFDGTSDESTVLVVASEVEVVDEKPQENGTEEFTEAPENKTDGKKRRLRESAKSLAEKSVEEVETKRVVREREKKKMHGLLDEVTARREKQRELKRKQKERMSSDQIEALRARYREWRRKRKETMTSEQLEIIRKGNRERQRRRRERLGIRKRSTAPQAKGASEAVIQGIKNKQQAQIIKPVESNLSPEASLVAAVNQVASLNSVEAAAAAAALVPNPPRIEGPVAVTVEVNPAAPGVAPAVIQNTQTVAQPPSSAPQLVGLPVTSTNVTQGTLPPGLSVLGPQGTILQGLPPGSLYSMSMPGIQLPGIPATAGQALPGIQGNTVAGMPFAGMQGLMQGIPGQGTFLSTSQAGVLPGMQTFSSMAPTMTKDGQILHSISTLLPLAPVQGIQGTGQGVAFLAPMPMAGPAGQAFQDLRGTVSAPIRTHSPGVGTVVASVPIADSVTAETVAVVTPGDGADDTGLDPKTKNSTSPKPRGRRGRKRTTSAAEMLANLSNLPPTSTPMSTMLSALASQVRENSQPPVVAVEKNGEPPGKRAAFEATQVATAKITAPAQDLTQTSVAVGNEATVRANVVTLPELQPTGTFPMSNSGAKIPHMSTFLNTMGGNPIPNMAVPFATAAGLSRPINTFPPNIQGAPGQLFTPRVSVAVETEEIRKTTVGTNTENNQQAPNNSAEQAAVMSSIGTMTDSLYKVSVGTVTGQTIEQPTSQETQLQSSNIVEESMAAAHAEINSQKINPNSVSQEISPVDLIQVALNPEQMEPVVVIPEDVVEEVVEVTEVAKITPIGEGM; translated from the coding sequence ATGAATAGCGAAGCTAATGACAGTACGGATGCAGCAGTGAGTGCCGAGGACGTAGACACCCTGGAATCCATCGGAGAAACTTCAGGCGAGAGTCGAACTGACAGAATTCGAAGGTTGAACAGAGAAAGGCAGCGTCGAAGGCGCGAAAAACTAAGGATGTCACGCCAGAGTGAAGCGCCATCGACAACTGGTAACGACCCGAGCCATGATCTTGAATTGCTGTCCGAGGGTTGTACGATTGTTGAAGTGACGCTACCACTGAAAGTTGAGACAGAAATACCTGAAGAAGCGGATAAAACAACTTCCAAGCCTACAAGACCGAAAAGATCAACGAGAACACGTCAAAAATCGAGAAGAGAAGCGGCCGTAGAGCAAACTAAAGTGGACACGGTGTCCTCAGCAAACAACGCCATTTCTGCTCCTCAATGTCACGACAACAACTCGAAATTTGATGGCACTTCAGACGAAAGCACTGTTCTCGTCGTTGCAAGCGAGGTAGAAGTGGTCGATGAAAAGCCTCAAGAAAACGGTACCGAAGAGTTCACTGAGGCGCCAGAAAATAAAACTGACGGAAAGAAAAGGCGACTACGCGAATCCGCGAAGAGTCTAGCTGAAAAATCAGTCGAAGAAGTCGAGACAAAACGAGTTGTCCGAGAgcgagaaaagaagaaaatgcatgGATTGCTAGATGAAGTCACGGCACGTCGAGAAAAACAGCGTGAGTTAAAAAGAAAGCAGAAAGAACGCATGAGCAGCGATCAAATTGAAGCGTTAAGAGCGAGATATCGTGAGTGGCGGCGAAAACGAAAGGAAACCATGACAAGCGAGCAACTTGAGATAATTCGCAAAGGAAATCGCGAAAGACAGCGAAGGCGGCGTGAGCGACTAGGCATCAGAAAGCGGTCAACAGCGCCTCAAGCGAAAGGAGCAAGCGAAGCTGTCATACAAGgtataaaaaacaaacagcaagCACAGATTATTAAACCCGTGGAATCAAATCTTAGTCCAGAGGCGAGCCTTGTCGCAGCCGTAAACCAAGTAGCTTCGCTAAACAGTGTTGAGGCGGCCGCAGCGGCAGCCGCTTTGGTTCCTAATCCTCCTCGCATCGAAGGTCCTGTTGCTGTTACAGTGGAAGTAAACCCAGCAGCTCCAGGCGTGGCGCCTGCAGTAATTCAAAACACACAGACTGTGGCTCAGCCACCTTCTTCGGCTCCTCAACTTGTTGGTCTTCCCGTCACATCAACAAATGTAACACAAGGTACCTTACCTCCAGGGCTGTCTGTATTGGGCCCTCAGGGTACAATTTTACAAGGATTGCCTCCCGGATCTCTCTACAGCATGTCAATGCCTGGAATTCAGTTGCCTGGGATTCCTGCAACTGCTGGCCAAGCATTGCCAGGGATACAAGGTAACACGGTGGCTGGAATGCCATTTGCAGGTATGCAAGGGCTTATGCAAGGTATCCCTGGCCAGGGCACATTTTTATCAACATCTCAAGCTGGTGTCCTTCCTGGTATGCAGACATTTAGCAGCATGGCCCCGACCATGACCAAGGATGGCCAGATTTTACACAGCATTTCCACACTTCTTCCTTTAGCTCCAGTGCAGGGAATTCAAGGAACTGGTCAAGGTGTGGCATTTTTGGCACCAATGCCTATGGCAGGACCTGCTGGTCAAGCATTTCAAGATTTGCGTGGCACCGTTTCTGCGCCAATCAGGACCCATAGTCCTGGAGTGGGTACAGTGGTTGCATCAGTGCCAATTGCAGACAGTGTGACGGCAGAAACAGTTGCTGTGGTAACACCAGGAGATGGAGCTGATGATACTGGACTAGATCCGAAAACAAAGAATTCTACCTCCCCTAAACCTAGAGGAAGGAGAGGTCGTAAAAGAACAACCTCTGCTGCTGAGATGCTAGCAAACCTGAGTAATCTTCCTCCTACCAGCACACCAATGTCCACTATGTTGTCAGCTCTTGCTTCCCAAGTTAGAGAAAACTCCCAGCCTCCAGTAGTTGCAGTTGAAAAGAATGGCGAGCCCCCTGGTAAAAGAGCTGCATTTGAGGCCACACAGGTTGCTACAGCAAAGATAACAGCTCCTGCACAGGATTTAACCCAAACATCAGTAGCTGTTGGAAATGAAGCCACTGTACGAGCCAATGTTGTTACTTTGCCAGAACTGCAACCTACAGGGACATTCCCTATGTCAAACTCTGGAGCCAAGATTCCTCACATGAGTACCTTCCTGAACACCATGGGTGGTAATCCAATTCCAAACATGGCTGTGCCATTTGCTACTGCTGCTGGCCTTTCAAGGCCAATCAACACATTTCCACCTAACATTCAAGGTGCACCTGGTCAGTTATTCACACCGAGGGTGTCAGTTGCTGTAGAAACCGAAGAGATCAGAAAGACAACTGTAGGTACAAACACTGAAAACAATCAGCAAGCACCAAACAACTCAGCAGAGCAGGCAGCTGTTATGTCGTCTATAGGGACCATGACTGATTCATTGTACAAAGTCTCTGTGGGGACAGTAACAGGACAGACTATTGAACAGCCAACGAGTCAGGAAACACAACTTCAAAGTTCAAATATTGTGGAAGAAAGCATGGCTGCTGCTCATGCAGAaatcaactcccagaaaattaATCCAAACAGTGTCTCTCAAGAGATAAGTCCAGTGGACTTAATTCAGGTGGCACTAAACCCAGAGCAGATGGAACCAGTTGTAGTGATACCAGAGGATGTAGTTGAAGAAGTGGTAGAAGTAACAGAAGTGGCAAAGATTACTCCCATTGGAGAAGGCATGTAA
- the LOC138014567 gene encoding protein kinase C and casein kinase substrate in neurons protein 2-like has protein sequence MAMRETPRGSDDNLYSATSDSFWDVGNFKRTVKRIDDGAKLCDEFMKLVAERAEIEAKYAIKLKAWSKKWEEIIKSGPEYGTMEGAMRGCVSEAESRADIHMLCRDKVMDEVYESIKKWKIENYHKGIFQWKETKEAEEGFTRAQKPWAKRLAKVERSKKAFHNAARNVEQATRLESDASNDTEKSADKLRKLQDATEKAKREMEKCREKYELRLDEITSYNSQYERDMVNEFERCQENEDKRLGFFKDVLFQYHKCLDISQSPEFSGIFVNMSLTFQKADSQADLDWWARNHGTGMPQNWPIFEEYNEIPSRRPSIMRHNHSSAPPHPGTQNHMEDNTDYSRQNDVVQSNPFNNYTSTTNEGNSDHTSAPGEWEIEPPPVQGAGIPVRALYDFQGIEDDELNFKEGDVLTQLSSQDDQGWCQGRFQGKVGHFPGSYVEPL, from the exons ATGGCAATGCGCGAAACTCCGAGAGGTTCCGACGATAACCTTTACAGCGCTACGAGTGACAGTTTCTGGGATGTTGGAAATTTTAAACGAACAGTCAAGCGAATTGATGATGGCGCAAAATTGTGTGATGAATTTATGAAACTTGTAGCCGAACGAGCTGAAATAGAAGCTAAGTATGCCATCAAGTTAAAAGCTTGGTCTAAGAAATGGGAGGAAATTATTAAAAGCGGTCCAGAATATGGAACAATGGAGGGTGCTATGCGAGGATGTGTGAGTGAGGCAGAGTCCAGAGCGGACATTCACATGTTGTGCCGTGACAAAGTTATGGACGAAGTCTACGAATCCATTAAAAAGTGGAAGATTGAAAACTACCACAAGGGCATCTTTCAatggaaagaaacaaaagaagccGAGGAAGGTTTTACCAGAGCTCAAAAGCCTTGGGCAAAGCGTTTGGCCAAAGTTGAGCGGTCGAAAAAAGCTTTTCATAATGCAGCGAGGAACGTGGAACAGGCTACGAGATTGGAAAGTGACGCTAGCAATGATACCGAGAAGTCAGCTGACAAGCTGAGAAAGTTGCAAGATGCTACAGAAAAGGCTAAAAGAGAAATGGAAAAGTGTCGAGAGAAGTATGAATTGCGCTTGGACGAAATCACAAGTTACAATTCCCAATACGAACGAGACATGGTAAACGAATTTGAAAGGTGTCAGGAAAACGAAGATAAACGGCTGGGCTTTTTCAAAGATGTTCTTTTTCAGTATCACAAGTGTTTAGACATATCGCAAAGCCCTGA ATTTTCAGGTATTTTTGTCAACATGAGCTTAACTTTCCAAAAAGCAGACTCTCAAGCTGACTTGGATTGGTGGGCACGAAACCATGGTACAGGCATGCCGCAGAACTGGCCAATATTTGAG GAATACAATGAAATTCCATCAAGACGGCCGTCAATCATGCGACATAATCATTCATCAGCACCTCCTCATCCGGGGACTCAGAATCACATGGAAGACAATACAGACTACTCCCGTCAAAATGATGT GGTTCAAAGTAATCCCTTCAACAATTACACCTCAACAACTAATGAAGGCAACAGTGATCATACATCGGCCCCTGGCGAATGGGAGATTGAGCCACCGCCCGTTCAAGGTGCAGGGATCCCAGTCAGAGCATTGTACGACTTTCAAGGTATTGAGGATGACGAGTTAAATTTCAAAGAAGGTGATGTGCTCACTCAGCTTTCTTCACAAGATGATCAAGGCTGGTGTCAAGGAAGATTCCAGGGCAAAGTAGGGCATTTTCCTGGTTCTTATGTCGAACCATTGTGA